One Malaclemys terrapin pileata isolate rMalTer1 chromosome 21, rMalTer1.hap1, whole genome shotgun sequence DNA window includes the following coding sequences:
- the LOC128826892 gene encoding chemerin-like receptor 1 has translation MEFLRILFLVLSGMAFLAGVPLNGYILFLAGCHVEKTASALWFWSRAVADFIFIIFLPLRFTSIFILDLSWAKTLSSAVTSFHMFSSAFFLTTLSVDRCILVACPEWTWNHRMPLLAFGMFLGMWALSAGFSSRYGDLWEYLLSPASTSMNFHPDEGRVKAAIMIQFLVGFLIPLALILIPTCYIVLAAKLRRNRLIQSTKPLKILLGLIPTFFLCWLPYHVLFFLQISATYPRPLLNIGSTFACVLTYFSSCLNPIFYITMEEEFLRYWEFACNPQTMDNSGSELAE, from the coding sequence ATGGAGTTCCTCCGAATTCTCTTCCTGGTGCTGAGTGGCATGGCCTTCCTTGCCGGGGTGCCACTGAACGGCTACATCCTCTTTTTAGCTGGCTGCCATGTGGAGAAGACGGCCAGTGCCTTGTGGTTCTGGAGCCGGGCTGTGGCCGATTTCATCTTCATCATCTTCCTGCCCCTCAGATTCACCTCCATCTTCATCCTGGACTTAAGCTGGGCAAAGACGCTGAGCAGCGCCGTCACCTCCTTCCACATGTTCTCCAGCGCCTTCTTCCTCACCACCCTCAGTGTCGATCGCTGCATCCTTGTGGCATGCCCTGAGTGGACCTGGAACCATCGCATGCCCCTGCTGGCTTTCGGGATGTTTCTGGGCATGTGGGCCCTGTCTGCTGGTTTCAGCTCACGGTACGGTGATCTCTGGGAATACCTCCTCTCACCTGCCAGCACCAGCATGAATTTTCATCCAGATGAAGGCAGGGTGAAGGCCGCCATTATGATCCAGTTCCTGGTTGGGTTTCTGATCCCACTAGCCTTGATATTAATCCCAACCTGCTACATCGTTCTAGCTGCcaagctgagaaggaacaggctGATCCAGTCCACCAAGCCACTCAAGATCCTTCTTGGTTTGATCCCGACCTTTTTCCTCTGCTGGCTGCCATATCACGTCTTGTTCTTCCTGCAGATCTCAGCTACGTACCCTCGGCCTCTTCTGAACATAGGAAGCACTTTTGCTTGTGTCCTGACATATTTCAGCAGCTGTCTCAACCCCATATTCTACATCACCATGGAGGAAGAATTTCTGAGGTACTGGGAATTTGCATGTAACCCCCAAACCATGGACAACTCAGGGTCAGAGCTGGCTGAATAG
- the LOC128826899 gene encoding chemerin-like receptor 1 yields the protein MVFLIVSLVLGGMVFLAGVSLNSYILFVAGCRLERTASVLWFLNQAVADFIFIIFLPLRCISIVIPDLEWDKRISSAVSSLHMFSSAFFLTTLSVDRCILVARPAWARNHRTPHLAFGVVLGTWVLSLGFSLRYGDLWESLLSPASTSMNFHPDEGRVKAAIAIQFLVGFLIPLALILIPTFYIVLAAKLRRNRLIRSTKPLKILLGLIPTFFVCWLPYHVFSFLLISAKYPRPLLDMGSAYVWVLTYFSTCLNPIFYLTMEEEFLRYRQRARNLQTTDNSGPEPAE from the coding sequence ATGGTGTTCCTAATCGTCTCTCTGGTACTTGGTGGCATGGTCTTTCTCGCCGGAGTGTCATTGAACAGCTACATCCTCTTCGTTGCCGGATGCCGTCTGGAAAGGACGGCCAGCGTCCTGTGGTTCCTGAACCAGGCCGTGGCCGATTTCATCTTCATCATCTTCCTGCCCCTCAGATGCATCTCCATCGTCATCCCGGACTTAGAGTGGGACAAGAGAATAAGCAGCGCTGTCTCCTCCCTACACATGTTCTCCAGCGCCTTCTTCCTCACCACCCTCAGTGTCGATCGCTGCATCCTCGTGGCACGCCCTGCATGGGCCCGGAATCACCGCACGCCCCACCTGGCTTTCGGGGTGGTTCTGGGCACATGGGTCCTGTCTCTTGGGTTCAGTTTGCGGTATGGTGATCTCTGGGAATCCCTCCTCTCACCTGCCAGCACCAGCATGAATTTCCATCCAGATGAAGGCAGGGTGAAGGCCGCCATTGCAATCCAGTTCCTGGTCGGGTTTCTGATCCCATTAGCCTTGATCTTGATCCCAACCTTCTACATTGTTCTAGCTGCCAAGCTGAGAAGAAACAGGCTGATCCGGTCCACCAAGCCACTCAAAATCCTTCTTGGCTTGATCCCGACCTTTTTCGTCTGCTGGCTGCCGTATCACGTCTTCTCCTTCCTGCTGATCTCAGCTAAGtaccctcggcctcttctggacATGGGAAGTGCTTATGTTTGGGTCCTGACATATTTCAGCACCTGCCTCAACCCCATCTTCTACCTCACCATGGAGGAAGAGTTTCTGAGGTACCGGCAACGTGCACGCAACCTCCAAACCACCGACAACTCAGGGCCAGAGCCGGCTGAATAG
- the LOC128827384 gene encoding chemerin-like receptor 1: MEYLQVPFLVLCGMAFLAGVALNGYIFFVASCHVERTASAVWFWNWALSDFIFIIFLPLRFTSFFILDLNGANMLSSSITSFHMFSSAFFLTTIGVDCCILVARPEWARNHRTPPLAFIMGLGMWALSLGFSLRYGDLWESLLSPDSTSLNFRGDERRVKAAIAIQFLVGFLIPFALILIPTFYIILASKLRRNRLIQSTKPLKILLGLIPTFFLCWLPYHVFYFLLMSANYPLSLLNRGRAFAYVLTYFSSCLKPILYLTMEEEFLRYQQRARNLQTTDNLGTELVG; the protein is encoded by the coding sequence ATGGAGTACCTCCAAGTTCCTTTCCTGGTGCTGTGTGGCATGGCCTTCCTCGCCGGGGTGGCATTGAACGGCTACATCTTCTTTGTTGCCAGCTGCCATGTGGAGAGGACGGCCAGTGCCGTGTGGTTCTGGAACTGGGCCCTGTCCGATTTCATCTTCATCATCTTCCTGCCCCTCAGATTCACCTCCTTCTTCATCCTGGACTTAAATGGGGCCAACATGCTGAGCAGCAGCATCACCTCCTTCCACATGTTCTCCAGCGCCTTCTTCCTCACCACCATCGGTGTTGATTGCTGCATCCTCGTGGCACGCCCTGAGTGGGCCCGGAACCACCGCACGCCACCATTAGCTTTCATTATGGGTTTGGGCATGTGGGCCCTGTCTCTTGGGTTCAGCTTGCGGTACGGTGATCTCTGGGAATCCCTCCTCTCACCTGACAGCACCAGCCTGAATTTCCGAGGGGATGAACGGAGGGTGAAGGCCGCCATTGCAATCCAGTTCCTGGTCGGGTTTCTGATCCCATTCGCCTTGATCTTGATTCCAACATTCTACATTATTCTAGCTTCgaagctgagaaggaacaggctGATCCAGTCCACCAAGCCACTCAAGATCCTTCTTGGTTTGATCCCAACCTTTTTCCTCTGCTGGCTGCCGTATCACGTCTTCTACTTCTTGTTGATGTCAGCTAATTACCCTCTGTCTCTTTTGAACAGAGGAAGGGCTTTTGCTTATGTCCTGACATATTTCAGCAGCTGCCTCAAACCCATCTTGTATCTCACCATGGAGGAAGAGTTTCTGAGGTACCAGCAACGTGCACGCAACCTCCAAACCACCGACAACTTGGGGACAGAGCTGGTTGGATAG